CTGAGGATGGCTTGCTAGAGTGCCCCTATCATGGCTGGGCTTTCTCTGGAACGGGTGATTGCGATCGCATTCCGCAACAAGCAGCGAGCGGCACAGCAGAAACTTCGCAGCGCGCCTGTGTAACCGCGTTTCCAGCCACAGTGCGCCAGGGATTATTGTTTGTTTATCCTGGCAAACCAGAAAACGCCGCCAAAACCTCAGTGCCCATCGTAGAACCCATAGAAACCTTAGATGGCTGGGTTTGCCTCAATACCTTTCGGGACTTACCCTACGACGCGCTGACCCTGCTAGAAAATGTACTAGATGCTAGCCATGTGCCTTACACTCACCATCGCTCTGTGGGGAATCGCGCTAATGCCTCCACTGTAGACCTAGAGATTGTAGAATCTGGCAAACAAGGCTTCCAAGGGCTGTGGGAAGAAGGCCCCCGCAAAGGCACCTTAGGCCGCCAAGACACCACATTCATTGCCCCAGGGTTGATGTGGCACGATCTGACTTCCAAGCAATTCGGCAGAACGCTGACTGTGGTTTATGCCACTCCAATCCGCAAAGGAGAATGTCGGCTCTTTGCCCGGTTTCCGTTTAAGTTCTCCTCCAAGTTGCCCAGCTTCTTCATCCGCCTGACCCCTCGCTGGTATTCTCACCTGGGGCAGAATAACGTGCTAGAAGATGACCAAGTTTTTCTGCACCACCAAGAACGCTATCTAGAGCAGGCAGGCGGAAGCGCTAACTTTGCCAAGGCATTTTATTTACCCACCAGAGCCGATCGCTTTGTCTCAGCTCTGCGGCAATGGGTGAACCGATACAGCGCTGATCCGTTTCCAGGTGCGAAGCTGCCCCCCGCATTATCGAAAGAACAACTACTCGATCGCTATTATTCTCACACCATCAAGTGCGCTAGTTGCAGTGCCGCCCTGACTCGATTACAACGCATTAGGTTAGCTTGTCTGATCTTGGCAGCGATCGCTTGGACCCTTGCCCCCTTACTGGCAGTTTCCTTGGGGAACGCGGCTGAGGTAGGGGTCGTAGGAGTTGCGATCGCCAGCTTAGTCAGTGGAACAGCTTGGCTAGGCTTAGGTAGACTAGAGCAACAGTTTTACCGAGGGCGAGAAACACCACTTCGCAACTTACCTGAGAAAAAGCGGCGTGAGAAAAAATAGTCTCAAGTCATAATCAGGCTGTGATCGCAGTTCTTGATCAAACAAAAAAGCGATCGCTGGCAATTTCCCTAGGCGATCGCTTTTTTGTTTTTAGGTGCTGTTGTCTACATCAAGTTCTAGTCACTAGTCGAGTAGACGCAGAACTACACTTGAGCGAGCATTGACAGGTATTTGCTGTTCTCCATTGAAGATAGTTTCATCTTGAATGAAGCGCGGTTCTTTGGTATCAATGATCAACTGCCACTGTCTCTCTTTAAATGCATCAGGCAGGGTAAATTCAATCATCTCATAGTGAGCATTGAAGAAGAGAATGAAGCTGTCATCACTAACACGCTGCCCTTGCGGTCCTGGGCTAGGAATCTGCCGTCCGTCCAAGAACATTCCGATCGCCTTAGCATAGCCAATCTCCCACTGCTCGTCACCCATCTCGCTGCCATCCGGGTTAAACCAAACGATATCACTCACTCCAGCTCCGTGAATGGCCTGTCCTTGGAACCATTTGCGTCGCCGGAATACCGGATGTTGCCGCCGGAAATAGATCAACTCCCGTGCAAAATCCAAAAGGTTTTCGTTCTTTTCTTGTAAGTCCCAGTTGATCCAAGAAATTTCACTGTCTTGGCAATAGGCGTTATTGTTTCCTTGCTGGGTTCGGCCTAACTCATCTCCTGCCAACATCATCGGGATACCCTGGGAGAGCATCAGCGTTAATAAGAAGTTCCGCCGTTGCTGTTCTCGTAACTGCAACACTTCGGGATCATCCGTTGCTCCTTCTGCCCCACAGTTCCAAGAACGATTGTGGCTCTCTCCATCTTGGCTGTTCTCGCCATTGCCTTCATTGTGCTTGTCGTTATAGCTCACCAAATCGTTGAGCGAAAAACCATCATGAGCGGTAATAAAGTTGATGCTGGCGTTAGGTCTGCGACCATTAAACTGGAAGTATAAATCTGGACTACCAGTCAAACGGTAAGCAAACTCCCCTAAAGTCCTGTCTTCTCCGCGCCAGAAGTCTCGCACCGTGTCACGATATTTTCCATTCCACTCAGACCACAGCACTGGGAAGTTACCCACCTGGTAACCACCATCCCCAATATCCCAAGGCTCTGCAATTAGCTTCACATCAGCCAATACGGGATCTTGGTGAATAATATCAAAAAAGGCTGCTAGACTGTTCACTTCATACAGTTCTCTCGCCAAAGCAGAAGCCAAGTCAAAGCGGAAACCGTCTACATGCATCTCCAGCACCCAGTAGCGCAAGCTATCCATGATCAGCTTTAGCACTTGGGGGTGGCCCACATACAAGGAATTACCACAGCCGGTAAAGTCCATGTAGTAGCGCTTATCATCATCCACTAGGCGGTAATAGATGCTGTTGTCGATGCCGCGTAGAGATAGAGTTGGGCCGAGATGATTTCCTTCTCCGGTGTGGTTGTAGACCACATCCAAAATAACCTCAATACCAGCGCGGTGCAGTGCTTTCACCATCTCTTTGAATTCATTCACTTGCTGCCCCAGACTGCCACCAGCACTGTAGTCAGAGTGGGGAGCAAAGTAGTTGACCGAGTCGTAACCCCAGTAGTTCTTTAAGCCCTTGTCTGCCAAGTGGCCCGGATATGCGAGGAAATGATGCACAGGCATTAACTCAACTGCACTAATTCCCAATCGCTGCAAATGCTCGATCGCGGCAGGGTGAGCCATGCCAGCATAGGTACCGCGCAATTCCTCTGGGATCTCTGGATGTAGCTTAGTAAAGCCCTTGACATGAGTTTCATAAATAATGGTTTCGTGCCAAGGAGTTCGCAGCAGGCGATCGCCTTCCCAATCGAAAGATTCATCAACCACCACTGACTTGGGGATCAAATGGGCACTGTCTAACTCGGAAAAGGAGAGATCCGCATCTGGAGAATCCCAAGAGTAGCCAAACAGTTCAGGACCATTACCAATGTCGCCATCGATCGCCTTTGCATAAGGATCGATTAACAGTTTGTTGGGGTTGAAGCGATGTCCCTCGTGGGGAGAGTAGGGACCGTGGACTCGGAAGCCATAACGCTGGCCAGGACCAATACCAGGGACATATCCGTGCCAGACGAAGTTGCTCACTTCTGTCAATTGTAGGCGAGTTTCCTTGTCATCACGATCGAATAAACACAACTCCACTCCAGTGGCATTTTCTGAGAACAAGGCAAAGTTAGTTCCTTTTCCATCCCAATAAGAACCGAGGGGATAAACTTGTCCTGGCCAAAGCGCTAGATACATAACAGAGGATTTTAGGGGGTAAAAATCAGTGAAAACAAAAATGACTAAATTGCACCTAATCGGTAGATGCAATTCAGGGGGCTGTTGTGTTTACTAAAACGAACTAAAGCTTATCTTTACAGCTTTAATAGCAATGTTCAATTGGCTGAACGTTCGATTGGCTGAACCACACCCTCTCCATAGGGGCAGGTTTTGTTGCCTGTCCCTTAGCCATGCAGGGCACTACACTCGCTCTGCTCCTTCTTTCAATCACAACAGGGTCAACAGTTTTGGAAGCTATTTGAAGAAAATAGCCGAGAAAAGTAGATTATGGCATCTACCGCAAGGACAATCTTTGGCATCATGGGTCGGCGTAGTGCAGACTACTAACCCTTACCTCTCAGGAACCTAGAACGTGATAACTGAGCTTCTAAGTAAGGACAGTCTTCACAACGGAGCTTCTGACCTGGATGGTCGCAATGGCAAGGAAGAGCTGAGGCATCGATCTCTGAGCTTTGATGCAATCGGTGGGTAACTGTAGTCTGCAATAACAAAATAATATCTTGGGCGAGCATAAAACAGTTTCTAATTTAGTAAAAGAATTTATTAGTTCAGATTTTTAGTTTAATAAGTAAGAGCTTAAATAGCGTCTAGCTGAGGAATGACCTCGCCTCTATCCTCTGTAGAGTGCCTCTGTAGAATGCGATCGCTGGCACTAGTTGAGTTTATTCACTAAACTTCATAAAAGTAGAATATTAATAAGGCAGCTCCACCTTTTGTGAGGGGTTGCTGAGTTCAGTTCATTTTTAGGCAGCTTCTCATGGCAGTTCGGAAGGATACAATTTTTGAGCGATTTTTGTCGCCTGTACTACAGCTATTTATTGATCGAGACGGCTTAGAACAGTTTTATGACAGCATTAACTGGGAGACCGAGGGCGATCGCTTCCGCAACCCTAGCTTGGTATATCCCGCCTACTACAGCACTCAGAATTTTCATGGGATTGAAAAAGGCTACCTGAACCCACGAGCGGCTGTATCCTATGATCCCATCACTCAATATGTCTTGCTGCCTAACGAAACCTTAATTCGGCAAGCTGCGATCGAGGCTGTGCGAGGTAAACCAAGACGAATTTTAGATTTAGGCTGCGGGACTGGGTCAACCACTTTATTGCTCAAGCAAGCGTTTCCCGATGCTGAAGTGATTGGTTTGGATTTCTCGCCTTACATGTTGTTCATGGCAGATTACAAAGCTAAACAAGCTGGATTAAAGATCAAGTTTATGCACGCCAATGCTGAGCATACGGGCTTGGCTGATGCCTCTTTTGATTTAGTCACCGCTTCCCTGCTCTTTCATGAAACTCCTCCCGCCGTCTCACGAGCCATTTTGCGGGAAGCCGCACGATTGCTTCAGCCTGGTGGAGAAGTTTTGATTCTAGATGGCAACCAGGAAACGCTGCGGCAAACCGAATGGTTGACCCAAATCTTTGAAGAACCTTACATCCAAGCTTATGCAACCGGAAATTTGGATGCTTGGATGGGGGCAGCGGGGTTTGGAGCTGTAAGCACACAAGAACTCTGGTGGATTCACCAAATTACTGGGGGAGTTAAGCCACTTCCTGGACAAGACCCTGGCTCTGTCAGAGCCCATCCCAACTCTGTTAGGATTGATGACTCTGTTCTCCCTGATTCTGTCCTCCCTGATCCAGAGTTCCCCGCTCCCGCGTTTGAGTAAGCAAGTATGGTTTTGAAGGCAGTTTTATTTGATTTTAATGGCGTCATTATCAATGATGAAGCGATTCATGAGCGACTGATTGAGCAGCTTCTGATTGAAGAAAATCTGCGGCTGAACTCTGGAGAGTTTGCTCGCGTTTGCCTGGGGCGTAGCGATCGCGCTTGTCTAACCGAACTGCTAGCGAGTCGGGGGCGAGTTGCCACAGAAGACTACCTGATGGACTTGATGCAGCGCAAAGCCCGCGCCTATCAACGTGAGCTAGACACAATCGAAAAGCTGCCTATTTACCTTGGCTTAACTGATTTAATGTTTAATCTGCGTGCTGCTCAATTAAAGCTGGCTGTGGTGAGTGGAGCCTTACGCAGCGGAATTGAACTGGTGTTAGAAAAAGCGCAACTGGCTGCTTATTTTCAGGTGATTGTGGCGGGCGATGATATTGTCACGAGCAAACCAGAACCAGACGGTTACTTGCTGGCGGTCGAGCGTCTGAATCAGCAATTTCTAGATCTGAATCTCCAACCTTCAGAATGCCTCGCGATCGAGGATACTCCCGCAGGGATTCAGGCAGCAAAACGGGCTGGAATTCCCGTGGTTGGGGTAGCCAATACTTATCCGTTTCATATGATGCAGCGGCAGGCAAATTGGGCGGTGGATTACCTCTCTGATCTAGAACTCGATCGCGTTCAAGCCGTCTATGCCAAATCCCCCGTACCTCAAGCATCGTAATACTTCTCAGTGCTGCGAACTGGAGCGTAAAGATTTACACAGTCTTAATTCTGTTTTTCCGTGATTTCATCAATTAGGAGTTTTTCTGGGCATAACATTGAGGAGTTGTAATTGAGACTGTTATGAAAGTTTTTTTGCCAACAGTGACAGCTAGCTTAGCTTTGGCACTGAGTGCAACGGCAGCTAAGGCTGTGGTTTTGTACGATGGTTCATCTAGTCCTGCTCAAACGCCTGCCCAACAAAATTGGTTATATCAAGCGACTGCGATCGCGACTGCTCCGATCGCAACTGCAACGAGCAGCGGCACAGTCTTAGATACGGGTAATAGCTCTAACTATGCAGGCTACTTCAACGGAACTCCAGTCATTCTCGATCGCGCTAAGGGCTACACAGTCAGTTTCAAATTAAGGGTTAATTCTGAGTCCCACGGGACGAACAACAATCGAGCGGGCTTCAGCGTGATCGTGATTAGTAAACAAGGATCAGGTGAGGCTCAACCTTATGGTGTTGAACTTGGATTTTGGCTCAACAACATTTGGGCGCAGAGTTCTACTTTTACAAGAGCTGAAACCGCTACCTATAACACGCAATCGCTAGCTCATACTTACCATCTCAAAGTCAGCGGCAATCAATACAAACTGTTTGTAGACAATGCTACGACTCCTATCTTGCAAGGGCCAATGCGCCAATATACGGGCTATACGCCACCAGCGGGGTATCCCAACCCTTACAAGATTCCTAATCTGATGTTCTGGGGTGACAATACGACCTCTGCTAAGTCAAGAGTTACATTAATGAGAGTAGAAGCGAACTGATAAAGCTGACATCGTAGCTCAAAAGGGCTAAGGACTATTACAACTAGCCCCTAGAGCCTGTTTCTATTTCTTGTTATAATGACGAGATATTTCTTGGGGAATTAGCGCAGTTGGTAGCGTGCTGCGATCGCACCGCAGAGGTCAGGGGTTCGAATCCCCTATTCTCCATACAATCTGGCGATTGTAGCCTTGGTTTCTGTACTAAACTGGCTTAAATCTGGCTTAAGTTTAGGATAGTTTCCAAGGCTTGCCAAGGGCTAGCTTCGATCCTCTTGGGGTAGTTTCTCATATTGCTCCTG
This region of Trichocoleus desertorum NBK24 genomic DNA includes:
- a CDS encoding class I SAM-dependent methyltransferase, which gives rise to MAVRKDTIFERFLSPVLQLFIDRDGLEQFYDSINWETEGDRFRNPSLVYPAYYSTQNFHGIEKGYLNPRAAVSYDPITQYVLLPNETLIRQAAIEAVRGKPRRILDLGCGTGSTTLLLKQAFPDAEVIGLDFSPYMLFMADYKAKQAGLKIKFMHANAEHTGLADASFDLVTASLLFHETPPAVSRAILREAARLLQPGGEVLILDGNQETLRQTEWLTQIFEEPYIQAYATGNLDAWMGAAGFGAVSTQELWWIHQITGGVKPLPGQDPGSVRAHPNSVRIDDSVLPDSVLPDPEFPAPAFE
- a CDS encoding Rieske 2Fe-2S domain-containing protein, which encodes METTPRVLLDASLAQTQAIADPELAGNSPGKPENKGLEQRDHEVNELSPGGPDPSRFDPKEAWYPVFYVEDLDKTKPARFTLLETDLVIWWEQSTEVWRVLEDKCPHRLAPLSEGRIAEDGLLECPYHGWAFSGTGDCDRIPQQAASGTAETSQRACVTAFPATVRQGLLFVYPGKPENAAKTSVPIVEPIETLDGWVCLNTFRDLPYDALTLLENVLDASHVPYTHHRSVGNRANASTVDLEIVESGKQGFQGLWEEGPRKGTLGRQDTTFIAPGLMWHDLTSKQFGRTLTVVYATPIRKGECRLFARFPFKFSSKLPSFFIRLTPRWYSHLGQNNVLEDDQVFLHHQERYLEQAGGSANFAKAFYLPTRADRFVSALRQWVNRYSADPFPGAKLPPALSKEQLLDRYYSHTIKCASCSAALTRLQRIRLACLILAAIAWTLAPLLAVSLGNAAEVGVVGVAIASLVSGTAWLGLGRLEQQFYRGRETPLRNLPEKKRREKK
- the glgX gene encoding glycogen debranching protein GlgX, giving the protein MYLALWPGQVYPLGSYWDGKGTNFALFSENATGVELCLFDRDDKETRLQLTEVSNFVWHGYVPGIGPGQRYGFRVHGPYSPHEGHRFNPNKLLIDPYAKAIDGDIGNGPELFGYSWDSPDADLSFSELDSAHLIPKSVVVDESFDWEGDRLLRTPWHETIIYETHVKGFTKLHPEIPEELRGTYAGMAHPAAIEHLQRLGISAVELMPVHHFLAYPGHLADKGLKNYWGYDSVNYFAPHSDYSAGGSLGQQVNEFKEMVKALHRAGIEVILDVVYNHTGEGNHLGPTLSLRGIDNSIYYRLVDDDKRYYMDFTGCGNSLYVGHPQVLKLIMDSLRYWVLEMHVDGFRFDLASALARELYEVNSLAAFFDIIHQDPVLADVKLIAEPWDIGDGGYQVGNFPVLWSEWNGKYRDTVRDFWRGEDRTLGEFAYRLTGSPDLYFQFNGRRPNASINFITAHDGFSLNDLVSYNDKHNEGNGENSQDGESHNRSWNCGAEGATDDPEVLQLREQQRRNFLLTLMLSQGIPMMLAGDELGRTQQGNNNAYCQDSEISWINWDLQEKNENLLDFARELIYFRRQHPVFRRRKWFQGQAIHGAGVSDIVWFNPDGSEMGDEQWEIGYAKAIGMFLDGRQIPSPGPQGQRVSDDSFILFFNAHYEMIEFTLPDAFKERQWQLIIDTKEPRFIQDETIFNGEQQIPVNARSSVVLRLLD
- a CDS encoding HAD family phosphatase, coding for MVLKAVLFDFNGVIINDEAIHERLIEQLLIEENLRLNSGEFARVCLGRSDRACLTELLASRGRVATEDYLMDLMQRKARAYQRELDTIEKLPIYLGLTDLMFNLRAAQLKLAVVSGALRSGIELVLEKAQLAAYFQVIVAGDDIVTSKPEPDGYLLAVERLNQQFLDLNLQPSECLAIEDTPAGIQAAKRAGIPVVGVANTYPFHMMQRQANWAVDYLSDLELDRVQAVYAKSPVPQAS